A window of Solanum stenotomum isolate F172 chromosome 3, ASM1918654v1, whole genome shotgun sequence contains these coding sequences:
- the LOC125860844 gene encoding UDP-glucuronate 4-epimerase 2-like encodes MDKHRRWTYSITKLVFWATIFAGTLLFLCVFRSSPPSHSATMKWGSSNNTPQWENRVRLSARSRSGHLSVLVTGAAGFVGSHVSAALKRRGDGVVGLDNFNSYYDPSLKRARQKLLEHKGVFVIEGDINDEKLLKKLFDIVEFTHVMHLAAQAGVRYAMKNPGSYIHSNIAGLVTLFEACKSANPQPSIVWASSSSVYGLNSKVPFSEKDQTDQPASLYAATKKAGEEIAHTYNHIYGLSITGLRFFTVYGPWGRPDMAYFFFTKNILKGNPISVFQGSNNKSVARDFTYIDDIVKGCLGALDTAEKSTGSGGKKKKNAQLRVFNLGNTSPVPVTKLVSILEKLLKVKAKRNVLPLPRNGDVMFTHANISYAQKEFGYKPTTDLQMGLQKFVNWYLDYYSIIEKKNY; translated from the coding sequence atgGACAAGCACCGGAGGTGGACATATTCCATTACCAAGCTTGTTTTCTGGGCAACCATTTTTGCAGGTACCCTTCTTTTCTTGTGTGTTTTTCGTTCTTCTCCTCCATCTCATTCTGCAACTATGAAATGGGGTAGTAGTAATAATACCCCACAATGGGAAAACCGTGTCAGATTATCTGCCCGTTCACGTTCCGGTCATTTATCCGTTCTTGTTACCGGCGCCGCCGGTTTCGTTGGGTCTCATGTCTCCGCCGCACTCAAACGCCGTGGTGATGGCGTTGTTGGATTAGATAATTTCAACAGCTATTATGACCCATCGTTGAAAAGGGCCCGTCAGAAATTGTTGGAACATAAAGGGGTTTTTGTCATTGAAGGTGATATCAATGACGAAAAGCTTCTGAAAAAGCTTTTCGACATTGTTGAATTTACCCATGTAATGCACTTAGCTGCACAGGCCGGCGTTCGTTACGCAATGAAGAATCCTGGTTCTTACATCCATAGCAACATTGCAGGCCTCGTTACCCTTTTCGAGGCCTGCAAATCCGCTAACCCACAACCTTCAATTGTTTGGGCATCATCCAGCTCTGTTTATGGGCTCAATTCCAAAGTACCCTTCTCAGAAAAAGATCAAACGGATCAACCAGCGAGTCTATACGCCGCCACAAAGAAAGCCGGTGAAGAAATTGCACATACTTACAATCACATCTACGGTCTTTCCATTACAGGGTTAAGATTCTTCACTGTTTATGGACCTTGGGGTCGGCCAGATATGGCGTATTTCTTCTTCACAAAGAACATACTAAAAGGAAACCCCATTTCAGTATTTCAAGGTTCAAACAACAAAAGTGTAGCTAGAGATTTTACCTACATTGATGATATAGTAAAAGGGTGTTTAGGGGCTTTGGATACAGCAGAGAAGAGCACAGGAAGTGgtggaaagaagaagaagaatgcaCAATTAAGGGTGTTTAATTTGGGGAATACTTCACCAGTTCCAGTAACAAAGCTAGTTAGCATATTGGAGAAACTACTCAAGGTAAAGGCTAAAAGAAATGTGTTGCCATTGCCAAGAAATGGAGATGTGATGTTTACTCATGCTAATATCAGTTATGCTCAGAAGGAATTTGGATACAAACCCACTACAGATTTGCAGATGGGGTTGCAGAAATTTGTTAATTGGTATCTTGATTACTATTCaataattgaaaagaagaatTATTGA